Proteins encoded within one genomic window of Chitinophagales bacterium:
- a CDS encoding SPASM domain-containing protein: MVSFNETIRFIRVLSFRKLANFFLCYFSYYLSLILKKPIVLHRPFTLSFEPTTKCNLSCPECPSGLKSFTRETGNAVLQDFETVVQKVKNDLIFLYLYFQGEPFIHKDFTEMIRLAKKHKLYTITSTNAHYLTPAKCEETILSGLDRILISIDGTTQQVYEQYRRDGNLSKVIEGTKNLVAARKRLNKSNPEIVFQMLVVKPNEHQIEEIYQFADELGVDKVVLKTAQIYDFENGSELIPSIDKYSRYKKTRDGKWVIKNNLKNQCWKLWHSAVSTWDGNLLPCCFDKDAKYKMGNLLEQDLDTIWHSAPYIRFRTSILKSRKEIDICKNCSEGTKVWETV; encoded by the coding sequence TTGGTATCATTCAATGAAACAATTCGTTTTATTCGAGTCCTTAGCTTTCGAAAGTTAGCTAATTTTTTTCTCTGCTATTTTTCTTATTATCTTTCTTTAATTCTCAAAAAACCTATTGTACTGCATCGACCATTTACTCTGAGTTTCGAACCGACTACAAAATGCAATCTTTCCTGCCCTGAGTGTCCAAGTGGTCTGAAAAGTTTTACTCGTGAGACGGGAAACGCAGTCTTACAAGATTTTGAAACTGTAGTTCAAAAAGTAAAAAATGATTTAATTTTTCTATATCTTTATTTTCAGGGAGAGCCTTTTATTCATAAAGATTTCACTGAGATGATACGCTTAGCAAAAAAACACAAACTCTATACAATTACGAGTACCAATGCACATTATTTAACTCCAGCTAAATGTGAAGAAACCATTCTTAGTGGACTAGATCGCATATTGATTTCTATTGATGGTACTACCCAGCAAGTCTATGAACAATACCGCAGGGACGGAAATCTTTCAAAAGTGATAGAAGGTACTAAAAATTTGGTAGCAGCAAGGAAGCGTTTAAATAAATCAAATCCAGAAATCGTATTTCAAATGCTGGTTGTGAAACCCAATGAACATCAAATAGAAGAAATTTATCAATTTGCTGATGAGCTGGGTGTAGATAAAGTCGTTTTGAAAACGGCTCAGATTTATGATTTTGAAAACGGAAGTGAATTAATACCGAGTATTGATAAATATTCTAGATATAAAAAGACGAGGGATGGAAAATGGGTGATTAAAAATAATCTAAAGAATCAATGCTGGAAACTTTGGCATTCTGCCGTTTCCACCTGGGATGGAAATCTCCTTCCCTGCTGTTTTGATAAAGATGCCAAGTATAAAATGGGCAATCTTTTAGAACAAGATTTAGATACCATCTGGCATAGCGCTCCTTATATAAGATTTAGAACTTCTATTCTAAAATCTCGCAAAGAAATCGATATCTGTAAAAATTGCAGCGAGGGAACTAAGGTGTGGGAAACGGTCTAA
- a CDS encoding tetratricopeptide repeat protein — protein sequence MRYIGLLFLMLVTNAVQGQYATSAMKAYETGDYANAILMWEKELKSPNCNKAKAYFALGNAHYRNKNFAQAIANYEKSLRENYNQEDVKFNVKVVRAKLGLDTENKILFTNDILKKICFFFSEFTLKLIVIIFSLVLLAYGIFRYFKGDIKLGFLRPYLFVITFIFAILFFLQQYFKNQTGSAVISIESTGFENVNLKGESKTLREGELVYVLDEVGETIQVETESKKNYWIQKSNVIYI from the coding sequence ATGCGATATATTGGATTATTATTTTTGATGTTAGTGACTAATGCAGTGCAGGGTCAATACGCTACGAGTGCAATGAAAGCATATGAAACAGGTGATTATGCCAATGCTATTTTGATGTGGGAAAAAGAATTGAAATCTCCCAACTGCAATAAGGCTAAAGCTTATTTTGCCCTAGGCAATGCTCATTATAGAAATAAAAACTTTGCACAAGCGATAGCTAATTATGAAAAATCACTAAGAGAAAATTATAATCAAGAAGATGTCAAATTTAATGTCAAGGTCGTAAGAGCTAAGTTAGGTTTAGATACAGAAAATAAGATTTTATTTACTAATGATATTCTGAAAAAAATCTGTTTCTTCTTTTCTGAGTTTACCTTGAAGTTAATAGTTATCATTTTTTCATTAGTACTATTAGCCTATGGTATTTTTCGATATTTTAAAGGAGATATCAAGCTGGGTTTTCTTAGACCCTATCTTTTTGTTATCACTTTTATTTTTGCCATCTTGTTTTTCTTGCAGCAGTATTTCAAGAATCAGACTGGTTCTGCGGTCATATCCATAGAATCTACAGGCTTTGAAAATGTAAATTTGAAAGGAGAATCGAAAACACTCAGAGAAGGTGAGCTAGTATATGTACTAGACGAGGTAGGTGAAACTATTCAGGTAGAAACCGAGTCAAAAAAGAATTATTGGATTCAGAAATCTAATGTAATTTACATATAG
- a CDS encoding protein BatD has protein sequence MKAFAVITFCFLACWSSIYSQRGIEIQVSGKKVEAGEPLMVTYSLSNYNERGLVRKGFEPFELVGGPHIGRRMTSTLINGSMSSSQTNSYTVYLVSKKIGKNIIPKQSFQLSDGSLIETQPIEIEVVKPGTLPKPPAQQRQPDPYDPFAAFNDPYDPFSPPPSMGRQAPAQNQQAPSGVYKDEKDINLSKDIFARIHVNKSKVYVGEPVSASIKIYTSLNSKGFEAEKVPNFNGFWTQDLPLPDKLEMKREVINGKEFVSVEIKKILLFPTKAGTLEITPLKMKTIALVPIMRQNQNQNRQPRDLMEAILMSMGMTMNTMGVQFKEIPYSFSSGTERITVMPLPENAPASFSGGVGKFSFNAYADKKTLKTDEALNYKVELTGSGNLPLIEPPKNIWNEEFELYDPILKENYNVQPIMSGTKTWNYVAIPHSPGNYYTPNIEFSYFDLEQKKYVTLTAPSTALTITGKPTSAKEKGKKYGEFNFAKQKIKESKDYSIAASLPTSLFFGAGLLPLMLALGLGLIPKHERIEDRFISGKKISERVMQQMKQAEVYLKDNNKQSFYQELTRTYWNYLSHKLRLETSDLTRSNIAEKLREKGVSYELITKMIHLIDNSEMGLYTNYGTQGMQEIYDNSLEILTDIDRQIV, from the coding sequence ATGAAGGCCTTTGCCGTAATAACTTTTTGCTTTCTAGCTTGTTGGTCTAGCATTTATTCGCAGCGTGGAATTGAAATTCAAGTTAGTGGAAAAAAAGTGGAGGCTGGTGAACCTCTTATGGTAACATATTCTCTTTCTAATTATAATGAAAGAGGTCTTGTTAGAAAAGGTTTTGAACCATTTGAACTTGTTGGAGGTCCTCATATAGGTAGAAGAATGACTTCTACTCTTATTAATGGGTCTATGTCTAGTTCTCAAACAAATTCTTATACGGTATACCTTGTAAGTAAAAAAATAGGGAAGAATATCATACCGAAGCAATCATTCCAGCTTTCGGATGGAAGCTTGATAGAAACTCAACCTATTGAAATTGAAGTAGTAAAACCTGGAACTCTTCCTAAACCTCCAGCACAACAGAGACAACCCGATCCTTATGATCCGTTCGCAGCCTTCAATGACCCCTATGATCCCTTTAGTCCGCCTCCTAGTATGGGAAGACAAGCACCAGCACAAAATCAGCAAGCACCTAGCGGAGTTTATAAGGATGAAAAAGATATAAATCTATCCAAGGATATCTTTGCACGGATACATGTTAACAAAAGCAAAGTATATGTAGGAGAGCCAGTGAGTGCTAGTATTAAGATATACACTTCATTGAACAGTAAAGGATTTGAAGCAGAAAAAGTGCCTAATTTCAATGGTTTTTGGACGCAAGACCTCCCACTGCCAGACAAATTAGAAATGAAGAGAGAAGTAATCAACGGCAAAGAATTCGTGAGTGTTGAAATTAAAAAGATTCTCTTATTTCCAACAAAAGCAGGTACTCTTGAAATTACTCCATTAAAAATGAAGACTATAGCATTAGTTCCTATTATGAGACAAAATCAAAATCAAAATAGGCAACCGAGAGATTTGATGGAAGCAATTTTAATGTCGATGGGAATGACTATGAATACTATGGGAGTGCAGTTCAAGGAAATTCCTTATTCATTTTCATCAGGAACGGAGCGAATAACAGTAATGCCTTTGCCAGAAAATGCTCCTGCTTCTTTTTCCGGAGGAGTTGGCAAATTTTCTTTCAATGCCTATGCGGATAAAAAGACACTTAAAACAGATGAGGCCTTGAATTATAAGGTAGAGCTAACTGGTTCAGGGAATCTTCCCTTAATTGAGCCTCCTAAAAATATTTGGAATGAAGAGTTTGAACTTTACGATCCTATTTTAAAAGAAAACTACAATGTACAACCAATCATGTCTGGAACCAAAACTTGGAATTATGTGGCGATTCCTCATTCACCAGGCAATTATTATACTCCGAATATTGAATTTTCATATTTTGATCTCGAACAAAAAAAGTATGTGACACTAACGGCTCCATCTACTGCTTTAACTATTACAGGTAAGCCTACGAGCGCCAAAGAGAAAGGTAAAAAGTACGGTGAATTTAATTTTGCTAAACAAAAAATTAAAGAGAGTAAAGATTATTCTATAGCTGCTAGTTTGCCTACTAGTTTGTTTTTTGGTGCTGGTCTATTGCCACTTATGTTAGCTTTAGGCCTTGGCTTGATACCTAAGCATGAAAGAATTGAGGATAGATTTATTTCTGGAAAGAAAATTTCTGAGAGAGTCATGCAGCAAATGAAGCAAGCAGAAGTATATCTCAAGGATAACAATAAGCAATCCTTTTATCAGGAGTTAACAAGAACCTATTGGAACTATTTAAGTCATAAGTTGAGGTTAGAAACATCCGATTTGACAAGAAGTAATATTGCAGAGAAACTAAGAGAGAAAGGAGTGAGCTATGAACTTATTACTAAGATGATTCACCTCATAGATAATAGTGAAATGGGACTATATACAAATTATGGTACTCAAGGGATGCAGGAAATTTATGATAATAGTCTGGAAATACTCACAGATATTGATAGACAAATAGTTTAA
- a CDS encoding cytidine deaminase, with protein MNKLDIRIELTQCSFEELKLDDQELVLASKKALELSHSPYSNFKVGCAIRLENEQIVLGANQENASYPMCLCAEGTALAAVASQYAGIKIEKVAIHAPTNTPASPCGYCRQSFKEYETRMKKKFNYLLAGNKDIYGFNGIDTLLPLAFSAEDLKEQ; from the coding sequence TTGAATAAGTTAGACATACGGATTGAACTTACCCAGTGTAGTTTTGAAGAATTAAAACTAGATGACCAAGAGCTTGTTTTGGCAAGCAAAAAAGCTCTGGAGTTATCGCATTCTCCCTATTCAAATTTTAAAGTAGGATGTGCGATAAGATTAGAGAACGAGCAAATCGTATTAGGTGCTAATCAGGAAAATGCCTCCTATCCTATGTGTCTGTGTGCAGAAGGAACTGCACTAGCAGCTGTGGCCTCTCAGTACGCTGGCATTAAAATCGAAAAGGTGGCCATACATGCACCAACAAATACACCTGCTTCACCTTGTGGATATTGCCGCCAATCTTTTAAAGAGTATGAAACGAGAATGAAAAAAAAGTTTAATTATTTATTAGCAGGGAATAAAGATATTTATGGATTCAATGGAATAGATACATTGCTACCGCTAGCCTTTAGTGCTGAAGATTTGAAGGAACAATAG
- a CDS encoding cold shock domain-containing protein: MKKGIVKFFNSTKGFGFIKDVESNEEFFVHVSGLIHEIQEKDEVTFDVQQGKKGLNAVNVKRVA; encoded by the coding sequence ATGAAAAAAGGAATCGTAAAATTCTTTAATTCTACCAAAGGTTTTGGTTTTATTAAAGATGTTGAATCAAATGAAGAGTTCTTCGTACATGTATCTGGACTTATCCACGAGATACAAGAAAAAGATGAAGTTACCTTTGATGTTCAACAAGGAAAAAAAGGTTTAAACGCTGTCAATGTAAAAAGAGTAGCCTAA
- a CDS encoding cyclase family protein — MKIELSNYQFNLTQPIDISIGMHSGFGQVNAWYAPPFRISPVKMGDFVGSTKLGGSVNFMNFQCNPHGNGTHTECVGHIAKEDFYVNECIKESFYLAELISVYPTLMDNGDKIVDKQHIEAMVSYSGKAKGIIIRTLPNDLEKKERQYTETNPPYITIEAMQKILELGFDHLMIDTPSVDREKDDGKLACHHLFWNYPENTQSQRSITELIYVPNDVKDGLYLVQNQIINIRMDAVPSRPLLYAPINPNFKKT; from the coding sequence ATGAAAATTGAACTATCAAATTATCAATTTAACCTTACACAGCCCATAGATATTTCTATTGGAATGCATAGTGGTTTTGGTCAGGTTAATGCATGGTACGCTCCTCCATTTCGCATTTCACCAGTCAAGATGGGAGATTTTGTAGGTTCCACTAAACTAGGAGGCTCTGTGAATTTTATGAATTTTCAATGTAACCCCCATGGAAATGGTACGCATACAGAGTGTGTAGGACATATCGCAAAAGAGGATTTTTATGTAAATGAATGTATAAAAGAAAGCTTCTATCTCGCAGAACTCATATCGGTATATCCTACACTAATGGATAATGGCGATAAAATAGTAGATAAGCAGCATATTGAAGCTATGGTGTCATATAGTGGAAAAGCGAAAGGAATTATCATTCGTACCTTGCCAAATGACCTAGAAAAAAAGGAAAGACAATATACAGAAACGAATCCACCTTATATCACGATAGAGGCTATGCAAAAAATATTAGAACTTGGGTTTGATCATTTAATGATAGATACTCCTAGTGTCGACAGAGAAAAAGATGATGGAAAACTAGCTTGTCATCATTTATTTTGGAATTATCCAGAAAATACACAATCGCAAAGATCAATTACAGAGCTTATCTATGTGCCTAATGATGTAAAGGATGGTTTATACCTAGTCCAAAATCAAATTATCAATATAAGAATGGATGCTGTTCCTAGCAGACCATTATTATATGCTCCAATTAACCCAAATTTTAAGAAAACATAG
- a CDS encoding TonB-dependent receptor, giving the protein MLKKLLSFVAMASISLVALAQDVTVSGTVSDANGNPLPGALVIEKGTTNAVKTKTDGSYSITIPAKRLPTTVMVRSVGFGSTETTVDGSESSVTFSPSVGSGSKQLNEVVVSASKKSEKILNAPASVSILSEARIQQNTALSVVDNVRRIAAVDAMPTGLVSNNMVIRGFNNIFSGATLYMVDNRIASVPSLRVNAFQLVPTSNTDISSMELVRGPASALYGPFAANGVMAVYTKSPLDMENRMEVTLGLTTGMRAGDDDNAAFGFKANNSIENLGILNPEIRIAGKLSKTLGIKVSGNYMSASDFAFFDAREPNGKKVYFGNRASGALWASDGSAPVTFNRDFRIRKLAGDARIDWRPAVNTEFNFSTGYANNTNMELTGLGGAQAVGWTSNYFQAQFKKDRFYAQYFINMTNSGNTFLIPQNPNDSIFTYLKESSELHSAQIQHSSQLANKKLNLVYGVDLFMTRPAGNVYGRFDGNADINQYGGYLQGDYKFNKQWSFTGAFRVDYQDAIDETMFSPRAALVYKPKENHTFRLTYNRAFSAPTALNFFLDVNNGLLPTGQNVRAFGNATGIQYNMGTFNGVSSPLITLPNGTNMPYNQFIAGNVARSSAMAALTSALASRLPAPMIPSTVSLLFNGINPDVQLKDLVNNSVMDINGVTNKESVKSTVTQTFEAGYKGFIMDKLSVGIDLYYTRIENFSSPLTMSTFNTQFNPAYFANPAVQAQMVSNVMLTPMPASSRAALLSLLTGKTNPTNAEIVNGYATLIGQLGTVSGGVIAPDNTNTNRDIILTYLNLGTVDVAGADLNFSYMASKLLNIEGAFSFVNKDRIPLLGAAGGFVSLNAPQYKSALSLDYKMPFDNNFSARVGWRWMDKFDANSAVYIGRVNAMNMLDLGLSYRLKSSQNTVFSLTVNNVLDHRHQFFPLTSPIGRVALFKVLHTFGVK; this is encoded by the coding sequence ATGTTAAAAAAATTACTTTCTTTTGTTGCTATGGCTAGTATTTCACTAGTAGCTTTGGCTCAAGATGTCACTGTATCTGGTACCGTTAGCGATGCGAATGGCAATCCTCTTCCAGGGGCTTTGGTCATCGAAAAAGGCACTACCAATGCTGTAAAAACAAAAACAGATGGTTCCTATTCTATCACTATTCCTGCAAAGAGATTACCTACGACGGTAATGGTGAGGTCAGTAGGATTCGGTTCTACTGAAACTACTGTAGATGGATCAGAAAGTTCAGTTACATTCAGTCCCTCAGTTGGCTCTGGAAGTAAACAACTCAATGAAGTGGTAGTTTCTGCTTCAAAAAAGTCAGAGAAAATTTTAAATGCCCCAGCTTCCGTTTCTATTCTATCCGAAGCTAGAATTCAACAAAACACTGCACTATCTGTAGTAGATAATGTACGCAGAATAGCTGCAGTAGATGCTATGCCCACAGGGTTGGTATCAAACAATATGGTTATCAGAGGCTTTAACAATATCTTCTCTGGAGCTACCCTTTATATGGTAGATAATAGAATAGCAAGTGTACCTTCACTAAGGGTAAACGCTTTTCAATTAGTCCCGACTTCTAATACTGATATCAGTTCTATGGAGCTTGTGAGAGGACCTGCCTCAGCGCTTTATGGTCCTTTTGCTGCGAATGGTGTCATGGCGGTATATACTAAATCTCCTCTCGATATGGAAAATAGAATGGAGGTTACTCTTGGATTAACTACAGGTATGCGAGCTGGCGATGACGACAATGCTGCATTTGGTTTTAAGGCTAATAATTCAATAGAAAATCTTGGAATCTTGAACCCAGAAATCAGAATAGCAGGAAAATTGTCAAAAACCTTAGGCATTAAAGTTTCAGGAAATTATATGTCTGCATCCGATTTTGCTTTCTTCGATGCTCGTGAACCAAATGGGAAGAAGGTTTATTTCGGAAATAGAGCATCTGGAGCACTATGGGCATCTGATGGATCGGCACCAGTGACATTCAACAGAGATTTTAGAATCCGCAAACTAGCAGGTGATGCCCGTATTGACTGGAGACCAGCAGTCAATACCGAGTTCAACTTCTCAACTGGATATGCCAATAATACCAATATGGAGTTAACAGGTCTTGGTGGAGCTCAGGCTGTGGGTTGGACATCTAATTACTTTCAAGCTCAATTCAAAAAAGACAGATTCTATGCTCAGTACTTCATTAATATGACTAACTCTGGGAATACTTTCCTTATCCCCCAAAATCCAAATGACTCCATCTTTACTTATCTGAAAGAATCTTCAGAATTGCATTCTGCGCAGATTCAGCACTCTAGTCAGTTAGCTAACAAGAAATTGAACTTGGTTTACGGAGTAGATTTATTCATGACTAGACCCGCAGGTAATGTTTATGGTAGATTTGATGGCAATGCTGATATTAATCAGTATGGTGGTTATTTACAAGGTGACTATAAGTTTAATAAACAATGGTCATTTACTGGAGCGTTTCGCGTAGATTATCAAGATGCCATAGATGAAACTATGTTCTCTCCGAGAGCAGCATTGGTATATAAGCCAAAAGAAAATCACACTTTCCGATTGACCTACAACAGAGCATTCTCAGCACCTACTGCCCTTAACTTTTTCTTAGACGTAAATAATGGATTGCTTCCTACTGGACAAAATGTGAGAGCATTCGGTAATGCTACAGGTATCCAATATAATATGGGTACATTTAATGGTGTAAGTTCACCTCTAATAACCTTGCCGAATGGCACAAATATGCCTTATAATCAGTTTATTGCTGGTAATGTCGCTAGATCTAGTGCTATGGCTGCTCTAACATCTGCTTTAGCATCTAGACTTCCTGCTCCTATGATTCCGTCTACTGTTAGTTTGCTTTTCAATGGAATCAATCCTGATGTCCAGTTAAAGGATTTAGTTAATAATTCTGTAATGGATATTAATGGAGTCACGAATAAAGAATCTGTAAAAAGTACTGTAACCCAAACTTTTGAAGCTGGGTATAAAGGATTCATAATGGATAAATTGTCAGTAGGTATAGATCTCTACTATACAAGAATAGAAAATTTCTCTTCTCCATTGACAATGTCCACCTTCAATACACAATTTAACCCTGCTTACTTTGCGAATCCTGCGGTACAAGCACAAATGGTTTCAAATGTAATGTTAACGCCTATGCCTGCTTCTAGTAGAGCTGCCTTATTATCTTTATTAACAGGAAAAACAAATCCTACCAATGCAGAAATAGTTAATGGATATGCTACTTTGATAGGTCAATTAGGAACCGTATCGGGTGGCGTCATTGCTCCTGATAATACCAATACCAATAGAGATATCATACTTACCTATCTCAATTTAGGTACAGTAGATGTAGCTGGTGCTGATTTGAACTTTAGCTATATGGCTTCTAAATTATTGAATATAGAAGGTGCTTTCTCATTTGTCAATAAAGATAGAATTCCTCTTTTAGGGGCAGCAGGTGGTTTTGTGAGCTTAAACGCTCCACAATATAAGTCTGCGCTTAGTTTAGACTATAAAATGCCTTTTGACAACAACTTTTCGGCTCGTGTAGGCTGGAGATGGATGGATAAATTTGATGCCAACTCTGCAGTTTATATTGGTAGAGTCAATGCCATGAATATGCTAGACCTAGGTTTATCCTACAGATTAAAATCTTCTCAAAATACTGTGTTCTCCCTGACAGTAAATAACGTCTTAGATCACAGACATCAATTCTTCCCATTGACCTCACCAATAGGCAGGGTAGCTTTATTTAAAGTATTACATACCTTTGGAGTTAAGTAA
- a CDS encoding glycosyltransferase family 4 protein has product MLKSLGHSVGLYCLNTNKHKVDTHSYEDILLWDNFYTYDIDTNSIKTLLKAAISPKPFQIARFYSEAVDQELSRIVRQNKIDLIFYQGLAMTQYQSNTEFKKLYRVHNLEYKVWISLANHTNNVVKKLMCYWMSKSLLKYETRELSGLSCAVTICDSEEVQLKHWYSDLKIRTIPIAIESKKNLNYSSSKEGMLFIGSLDWQPNREGLNWFLKYIYPSISHIPLTIAGKGEFQCNLKNVTIISNYESTEELLASHRLLIVPLLSGAGIRIKILEAMKFGLPFISTTIGAEGIRHENCGLVYDYSEDWINKLGDIYEDKMTLNEISKTLKHNYQSHYSDDAIGHDWFDLMNSI; this is encoded by the coding sequence ATGTTAAAATCTTTAGGTCATAGCGTAGGTTTGTACTGCCTTAATACCAATAAACATAAGGTAGACACACATTCCTATGAGGATATTCTATTATGGGATAACTTTTATACTTACGATATAGATACGAATAGTATTAAAACACTATTAAAAGCCGCTATAAGTCCTAAACCATTCCAAATTGCTCGGTTTTATTCAGAAGCAGTCGATCAGGAACTAAGCCGCATTGTGCGGCAAAACAAAATTGATCTAATTTTTTATCAAGGATTAGCCATGACGCAATATCAAAGCAATACCGAGTTTAAAAAACTATATCGCGTGCACAATCTCGAATATAAGGTATGGATATCGCTAGCAAATCATACTAATAATGTTGTAAAAAAGTTAATGTGTTATTGGATGTCGAAATCGTTATTAAAATATGAAACCAGAGAATTGAGTGGTCTTTCATGTGCTGTGACAATTTGTGATAGCGAAGAGGTGCAGCTGAAGCATTGGTATTCAGACTTAAAAATAAGAACAATTCCTATAGCTATTGAGTCGAAAAAAAATTTAAACTACTCATCTTCAAAAGAAGGGATGCTTTTTATTGGTAGCCTTGATTGGCAGCCAAATCGAGAAGGTTTAAATTGGTTTTTGAAATACATATATCCCTCTATCAGCCATATCCCGCTGACAATAGCAGGCAAAGGAGAATTTCAATGCAATTTGAAAAATGTCACAATCATATCAAACTATGAAAGCACAGAAGAGTTATTGGCAAGCCATCGTTTGCTTATAGTTCCTCTGCTATCTGGAGCTGGTATCCGAATAAAAATATTGGAAGCGATGAAGTTCGGCCTGCCTTTTATTTCCACAACTATAGGCGCAGAGGGTATAAGACATGAAAATTGCGGACTTGTTTATGACTATTCCGAGGATTGGATAAATAAATTGGGGGATATATATGAAGATAAAATGACTCTCAATGAAATATCAAAAACATTAAAGCACAATTATCAGTCACACTATTCTGATGATGCTATAGGCCATGATTGGTTCGATCTCATGAATAGTATATAA
- the rplS gene encoding 50S ribosomal protein L19, whose protein sequence is MSNIIAEVKEILIPKKENPEFNIGDNISVHYKIIEGNKERIQIYRGDVIYKSGTGLSQTFCVRKLSNGVGVERVFPLNSPMIEKIELNKSGRVRRSKIYYIRDLKGKAMRIKEKRSVEK, encoded by the coding sequence ATGAGCAATATAATAGCAGAAGTAAAGGAAATATTGATTCCTAAGAAAGAAAATCCAGAATTCAATATCGGTGATAACATAAGTGTTCACTATAAAATTATAGAAGGAAACAAGGAAAGAATCCAAATTTATAGAGGTGATGTCATTTATAAGTCTGGTACAGGTCTTAGCCAAACATTTTGCGTAAGAAAACTAAGCAATGGTGTGGGTGTAGAGCGTGTATTTCCTTTAAACTCTCCTATGATTGAAAAAATAGAACTCAATAAGTCAGGTAGAGTGAGAAGATCTAAAATATACTATATCAGAGACCTTAAAGGTAAGGCGATGAGAATTAAAGAGAAAAGATCAGTGGAGAAATAG
- a CDS encoding NAD(P)(+) transhydrogenase (Re/Si-specific) subunit beta — translation MNTPLILSYLIGSITFVVGLKMLSHPDTARRGNLLAAFGMVVAIIATIFLTEHHGEGFQTKLMWIFAGIAIGTVAGWITAKRVEMTKMPELVCLFNGMGGACAALIGLMEYEHNIGNTLNLATIIAGMIIGSISFSGSIVAFLKLNGTMNKPIRLPFYNIINSIVMIAVIAFSIWLVATGQSMIMVYALFALAVIYGLLFVFPIGGADMPVVISLLNSFTGLAAAFGGFLYGNQVMLTGGILVGSAGTILTFAMCKAMNRPLSNVIFGAFGGGAGGAAQEIDGSIKDISIYDTAVLCNYASKVTIVPGYGLAVAQAQHIIHELEKTLEAAGVEVKYAIHPVAGRMPGHMNVLLAESNVAYEKLVEMDDINPEFPNTDVVIVVGANDVVNPAAKTDPASPIFGMPILDVEQAKHIIVNKRSMNAGYAGIDNHLFYNPKTSMLFGDAKDVLTKLVAELKAM, via the coding sequence ATGAACACACCATTAATATTATCCTACCTCATCGGTTCTATCACATTTGTAGTCGGTCTCAAAATGCTTAGCCATCCCGATACTGCTCGCAGAGGAAATCTGCTAGCTGCCTTTGGTATGGTGGTAGCTATTATCGCTACCATTTTCCTAACAGAGCATCATGGTGAAGGATTTCAAACCAAGTTGATGTGGATATTCGCTGGTATAGCTATAGGCACTGTAGCAGGTTGGATAACGGCGAAGCGAGTAGAAATGACCAAAATGCCAGAATTGGTATGTTTATTTAATGGTATGGGCGGCGCTTGTGCTGCATTGATAGGTTTGATGGAGTATGAGCATAATATCGGCAATACGCTCAATTTAGCTACCATTATAGCTGGTATGATTATTGGTTCTATTTCGTTTTCAGGTTCTATCGTGGCCTTTCTCAAGCTCAATGGCACTATGAATAAGCCAATTCGTTTACCATTTTATAATATTATTAACTCTATTGTCATGATAGCAGTCATAGCTTTCTCAATATGGTTAGTAGCCACAGGTCAATCTATGATTATGGTTTATGCCTTGTTTGCCTTAGCTGTTATTTATGGATTATTGTTTGTTTTCCCTATTGGTGGAGCGGATATGCCTGTCGTTATATCTTTATTAAATTCGTTTACAGGTCTAGCTGCAGCTTTTGGAGGATTCTTATATGGCAATCAAGTCATGTTAACAGGAGGTATTCTTGTAGGTTCAGCAGGTACCATTCTGACTTTTGCTATGTGTAAGGCGATGAATCGTCCTTTGTCCAATGTTATTTTTGGAGCATTTGGTGGCGGTGCAGGTGGTGCTGCACAGGAAATAGATGGCAGTATCAAGGATATTTCCATTTATGATACCGCTGTATTATGCAACTATGCCAGTAAAGTAACGATTGTACCAGGATATGGTCTAGCTGTAGCTCAGGCACAACATATCATTCACGAATTGGAGAAGACCTTGGAGGCAGCTGGAGTAGAGGTGAAATATGCGATTCATCCAGTAGCGGGTCGTATGCCAGGCCACATGAATGTACTACTTGCTGAATCCAATGTAGCTTATGAAAAACTAGTAGAGATGGATGATATCAATCCAGAATTTCCGAATACAGATGTCGTCATCGTAGTAGGTGCAAATGACGTAGTCAATCCTGCGGCTAAGACAGACCCAGCTTCTCCAATATTCGGCATGCCTATTCTCGACGTAGAACAAGCCAAGCATATCATAGTCAATAAGCGCTCAATGAATGCAGGTTATGCGGGTATCGATAATCATCTATTCTATAATCCTAAAACTTCTATGCTCTTCGGAGATGCTAAGGACGTACTGACCAAGCTGGTGGCAGAGTTGAAGGCGATGTAG